ATCATTTCAATGAATTAAGTTTTGAGAAAGTAGCTGATATAGATTCTAAATTAAGTAATAATTAACATTTAGAACTATCTGAATTTGTAAATTTGAAAACACCTAAATTGTAATTTATGAAAAATATAATTATTGCTTTGGCTATTATTATCGCCAATTTCACCATTGAGGCTCAGGTTAAAACACCTCAGTCTAGTCCTAAATCAACAGTGATTCAAACCGTAGGATTGACAGATGTTGAAGTAAATTATTCAAGACCGAGCGCTAAAGGTAGAGCAGTTTTTGGAAATTTAGTTCCTTTTGGAAAACTGTGGAGAACCGGAGCTAATGAAAACACTATAGTTTCTTTTAGTGATGATGTTATTATTGATGGTAAAACATTAAAAAAAGGAAAATATGCTTTGTACACTGTTCCTAAAATTGAAAGTTGGGAAGTAATATTCTATTCTACAACAGATAACTGGGGAACACCTCAAGAATTTAATGAAGCAAATGTTGCTCTTAGAACAGTTGTAAAAGAAGAAGCTCTTTCAAAACCAGTAGAAACATTTACTATAGGTGTAAGTGGTTTAGACCCTAATTATGCATATTTAGAAATCTATTGGGAAAATTCATATGTGGCAGTTAAGTTTGAAGTTCCAACACAAAAAACAGCTAATGCTAATATAGAAAAAGCTTTAGCTGGACCAACTTCAGCAGATTATTTTGCAGCAGCTCAATTTATTTTCCAATCTAATGGAGACAATGATAAGGCATTAGAATATGTGAATAAAGCTTTGGATATGAGTGCTGAAAAGCCTTTTTGGTATAATAGACTAAAATCATTGATTCAAGCTAAATCAGGAAATAAAGCTGGAGCTATTGAAACAGCAAAATTATCTCTTGCAGCTGCAGAAGCTGCAAAAAATCAGGATTATGTAAAAATGAATAAAGACAGCATTGCTGAATGGAGTAAAAAATAATCTTTTACCATTTTATATAAAAAATCCCGTTTCAATTTGGAACGGGATTTTTTTATTTAATCAATTATTGGTTCGTATTTCTCGTTTTTAAAAATGGTCCATTGTAGCAATAATGATAGTATGATTGTTAATGTAGCTCCAATGAAGTTAAGCCATAAATAGCCTAATTTTTCTTCGCCACTTGGATAAATATGTATGGCAAAATAGTAGATTATAAAAATGGTTATTTGACTAAAAACTGCGCTGTAGAAAATAGCTTTTGATTGCACTTCTTTTATATAAAAACCAACTAAGAAAATACCCAAAACAGTTCCATAAAAAATGGAACCAATGATATTGACTAATTGGATAAGATTTTCAAATAAGGTTCCAATACAAGCAAATAAGATAGCTATAATTCCCCATATTAAGGTGAAAAATTTTGTAGCATTTAGATAATGCTTTTCTGATTTTTCGGTTTTTACATTTCGTTTATAAATATCAATTGCTGTTGTTGAAGCTAATGCATTAAGTCCTGATGCGGTTGATGACATAGCAGCTGAAATGATTACAGCAAGTAATAAACCGATGAGCCCTTTGGGTAGGTAATTGAGTATGAAATGAAAAAAGACATAATCTTTATCATTAGTTTCACTGTTTTTATCGGCTTTTAAAATTATTTCTTTGGCACGATCTCTTAAATCCTTTTCTTTGTTTGAAAGGGTTATTAGTTCTTTTCGTAGAATTGGATTGTCATAATCCTGATTGAGTTGGTCAATATACAATAGGTTGATTACTTTTTTATCTTCTGATAAGGCTTCTAATTTTTTCTCCAAAGTATGGTATTCATTTTT
Above is a window of Flavobacterium sp. 123 DNA encoding:
- a CDS encoding DUF2911 domain-containing protein — protein: MKNIIIALAIIIANFTIEAQVKTPQSSPKSTVIQTVGLTDVEVNYSRPSAKGRAVFGNLVPFGKLWRTGANENTIVSFSDDVIIDGKTLKKGKYALYTVPKIESWEVIFYSTTDNWGTPQEFNEANVALRTVVKEEALSKPVETFTIGVSGLDPNYAYLEIYWENSYVAVKFEVPTQKTANANIEKALAGPTSADYFAAAQFIFQSNGDNDKALEYVNKALDMSAEKPFWYNRLKSLIQAKSGNKAGAIETAKLSLAAAEAAKNQDYVKMNKDSIAEWSKK